The nucleotide sequence tttttttttttttttttttttttttttttttttttttttttttctgttttggttttttcttgaCAGGAGACTCATTTACACCtggcttcctcttcttgtctATGTTAGTTAGCTTGTTTCTCCCAGGTTGTGGTGGCTCAGGTGGAACATAAACATTGTCACCTAAAGTCGAAGGCCAGTGACGAGCACCCCTTTGTGGACTAATGCCATCTGTGTAGTTAAGCCTCCACATAGCAGTTCGAAACCACTGACACACATAGTCATCATCACTTAACGTCCTCTTCAGAATCACTCCATACACATGCTCACATGGAATCCCAcagatttgatattttttgcagGTAAAGGTCATATTTTGCAAACACACTCTGTGTTTGTCTCCATCCATTGTGACTATAAAGCACCCATTAGTAGAAGGATACACCTGACATTCCGAAGCTTTCTCATGCTCTTTATCAAGAATCTTTGCCACACATGGAGTACATAAACCTGAAACATCAAAAACCAAGAACATTGCATTACATATGTAGAAAATtgcattaaattttgaataaaattaattacCTTTTTGAAAATGAGAGAGAGCTGAACGTTTGGCAATCCAAACCATAGACAGTCTTCTAACTGTCTCCAACATTGCCACAAACGGTTTCTCCCTTGCTTTGTCGATGGTCTTGTTGAAAGATTCTGTGAAGTTGTTGTTAACATCTTCGCAATAACTTCCCATCTTATAGAAGGCACGACACCAACTCTTTGGTTTCGACTTCATAATATCATCATACACACCAGTGTCATAAGCGTGTATGCGTTCCAATCTCTCCCCGAACTGTTTTGCAATATAGATCTAAGCCATATGCCAGAGGAGTGGCTTCATTTGCTTCTTGGAAGGATGATCCTTCTTCAAGTTCCCATAGATCTGTCTAACACACATTCTATGCTCTATTTGTGGTAACTCCAACTCCACAGCTTTTATCAACCCCTAATTaagaaccaaaaaccaaacatattaaaaacgaGAACATTCACATTTATCaaccaatataataaattagttaGATACATACCTTTTGTCGATCAGACACTAAAATGTAACCATCTCCCTCGTTTAACTCCAGGCCagtcttcaatctcttcacAAACCATAACCAGTTTTCTTTGTTCTCAACTTGAACAACACACCAGGCTATTGGATAGATGCCATTGTCTGCATCTCTGCCTAATGCAGCAAGCAATTGTCCCTTGATCTTTGACTTTAAGAAGGCGCCATGAACTCCTATTATTGGCCGGCAAGTCTATTTCCAAGTTCTTCTAAGGGCATCAAAGCAAATGATATATCATGGGTTTTAGGTGTTTTTGGCCATGATATAATTCTTATCTgtagagtctttttggtgtttttagagtccGTGAGAGTCTTTACAGgatttataggatttagcatggataagagcataatgaagctaaataggaggatttggagcacattcaagcattgaggctgagttGTGAAGTTGGAAGACGAGTTCAGAgttatgcatcggtcgatgcagatgatagtgtcgatcgatgcagtgaCCACAAGACGAATTGGAatttttcccacaagttttgaagatttacaaaaccgccccaaagttttccatatttgcatcattagtccctggacgtgttttatcaatataaatagGTTTTCTAGGTCATTATTTAGAccaaagctttatttttccctgcaacgtTTTAGAGagaaaccctgagagatttttagagagcttttggaaagaagaatgaaaactccttcagagaagattcataactcattttcttcttcttttaatctcttaatgctatctattttattcatgatttatgttcttacaattatgtctgagtagatctgcttgttaggtttagggtttctcattagggattttatggattgttagattgattgtttggattcattatcttctatgatattcatctttggttgttcttaatactagatctttgattagtcatctggatttagatcttaggataattgattgatatgagaatataatagattttcctgataaaacctttgatgagcaaaattacttattgcaaaaatatttgaattacttattttgtgaacttatctaaacttgattttattgctgatttttaacctaaaattttacaaagagatttgaattttctggttttaaatctagataatatttgcagtgagaactgacttattttacaattgtgtttataGTTCAAGAACAGTGATTAATTATTGAATCatgcttgcttaattaattgatctgattttccatgatttcctaaGAATTTCTCTAGGCCTAGCGTTTCatccatctgaatttacatctcttttatgttctgtttaatcttgcaatttaattacaatattttggtttagcataattaaaagattattaatctattgtgtgaatctggagtctttgtggattcgatccctaagtactacaattgatctcttaatttgagagagtagctctaggtaaatttgagcatatcaaattttggcgtcgttgccggggacacttttgattcaccattagattaaagtctttgattttgtcgaaatttttatttttttctgttttactcacacgattttgtttcttttctcttgtgtgtttcaagTATATGCCTAAGCCCAACACTAGGAAAAATCAAACAGGTCCTACCTTGAatcttacaaaccaagagttaggaaaACTAGAGCGTGACAACAagaaagcagccaaatcagcaaagGTGGTCAACACAATCATGTTAAGACCagatgaggctggagttttgagggatcaagagggtccTGTGTGCAACGAAcaaggccagaaacttgatgctgaaaGACGAGTGATTCAGGAAGAACTCCCTGTGGTTGAGGAAGATGCACGTGGCGTCGACCGACACAATGATGGCATCGATCAACGCAACCAAGAAGGCATCGACTAACGCAACattggcgtcgatcgacgcaatgccGGAGCCGGTGCAGATGGAGCTGATTTGGATGGTAACAACCAGTAGAACCTTCAGGCTAGAggggacaacaatggagagcttgttaAGCCTtttgcggacttcaacagaccagacttgttctatgagaatcgatccgcaattgtccctccttcattcccaaggaatgattttgagttgaagcctgcctactttgctcttgttggacaaagaccaTTCCAAAATCTgccacatgagaagcctctagaccatattgagcactttgaggatatagtcaaaagcatcaaggctaatggagtcacagaggactatctctactacaagcttttcccctactctcttgctggggaagcatCTCATTGGCTGGCAActgaaaccaggatctctgaagacctggaatgacatcaaggtggctttcctcaactacttctatgatgatgcaatgtcagatgaacTGAGGATTAATCTTTcaacctttagacaaggaccagctgaatcttacaaagctgcttgggtgagattcaaagcatATCAAAAGGACTGTCCGCGTaatgggttctcagaggtgcagttgATTAGTATCTTTTTCAGTGGTATTGACTGGAgatatcagatggctttggatactgctagtgatgggaacttcaaggcAAGGTATCCGAATGAAGCTGAACAATTGATTGAAAGGCTAGCCTCAAGAAATAGAACTAAGAATGCAGACctagagcggaaaagagcacatgaagggcatgattcaaatcagtttgctacaGTGAATTCTAAGTTGGATatagtgcacaatcttcttgtgggaaagaagtctgtccatattggtgaagatgttgagacttttgagccaaagccagagattacagaagaagatgtcaactatgtgtatggagctgggtatcaaagTCAGAGATTTAGTCAGAAGAATTCCTTcacaggaaatccaaacaacaacttcaccaggaactatggttcttcttcttaccaacccctccctccacccaattcagagagcaagatggaatcaatgctTGGAAagattttggaaggtcaacagtagacttcaatgggaaggttgattctgtatacactgagctgactgggaagtttgatgcattaaacactcatgttaagaagctagagaatcaagtgattcagactgctaggtctgttaaaagacaagaggaattTCTATCTTGAAGAATAtagtcaaaccccaagcattCTTGTAATGCAATTTTGGTGAAGGTAGGAGACGATGTTACGATAGTGGAGCTAGAATCGACCGACACacagcagcatcgatcgatgcaatcaCCACCAAGCGTCGATCGATACTccatcagtgtcgatcgacactccccacAAACAGCTTTGGTTTCTGATCGAGTTCCACCATCTGATTCAAAAAAATCCTATAAGCCTAAGTTCCTTTTTCCTAAGTCTAGGAGATCAAAGCAGgcgcttgaggaagctagatgcaaggctatgatagacaaggtaatgattgagatacctttgattgatgcagtcaagttttctcTTGGGATTAAGCgatatgtcaagagaatggttactaatggtttgagccctgagcaAGGAGTTTTGCTAACCAAGGACATTGGTGCAATTCTATTGAACCAGCCCCcacaaaggaagaaagagaggaaagagaaagtgGTTGTATCTGAGGAAGTGAGTTCAGTGATTCAGATttcagagtaggattgcagagaagttaccagattctggaagttttgtgttagattgctctatctccacaggaaggtttcctgactctctttgtgatctcggctctagtatcaacttgatgccacattctgttgatgtaagacttgggatgacagctttcaagccaactaagatctctcttatcttagctgatcgatctAGAAGGATTCTTGAAGGTGTCTTAGGggatattccaatcaagattggagattgcatgattcccactgactttgtggtgttgaagtatgacaaagagcctagtgatcctctcatcttaggacgctctttcttggctacagctggtgccatcatagatgtgatGAAGAGACACATAGCTCTGAATGTagatgatttggttatgaaatttatgatggacaagctgagaagggcttccactactaatggtcagacattttctgtggaaattgcttctgatgatgatcagCTTCTTGGAGACGTTACTgttgggtatgtcaaagagttggagcCTGTTGAGGAAGTTATTAAGCAAGCTTTTAAGCTTGAAggttggagtggagatcatctaatcagtactagagatcATGATGAGGTCCTGATCCATGAAAAGCCGCTGGTAGATGACGTTTTTGTATTGGAAACATGGATCTCAGAGGTTAGTTGCAgaatcgttgaagaaacacgagttgcaggctcaacatcgatcgatgcagctgtagCATCGATCAACAAACCTCCACGAGAACGTCAAGACTTGTCTAAAACCgaagattctcgagttgattccttagctgGAAGTCCTAGACCActtgtaaagctgaaatctcaccattccacagtcaagaacccacaggtaaggccaaggtatgcatcttcttcacccaaaccttctccattcatcaataagaatttcaaaggtacaaacaccgttttgcagttaaccaagctaCGGGATTATCGTAGAGTGcatgtttcttctgttgatgattttgtaggacataaaagaaagccacccataccTCAGTCTCACCCTGGTCATGATACTCACATCCTTGGACGATCTCATGTACCTAATGCCTACGCACCCCCTTGGATGAAGAGAacattctctcggaagcattcattgccatgttccaatccaccggatgcctgagatccgacacagtcaagctaatgactgaaaacaagcacttagtgggaggcaacccactggtaggtttttcttttcctctttcgtttgatttatttttatttttattttattttattttattcgccaGTCTCTTACTTGATAATACTGGGGACAACTGTTGTTTAAGTCTGtgggaggcagttactaactacatttttatttttgacagtcagaaaaaaaaattgttttattgagtcaaaatttttgttgggaactatgatttattttttagtgtactgccttggttgattaatgctgcagattgagtCCAAactccgactaatgaaaaatccaaaggctgaccagtgaaccagagacatccaaaaatttccaaaagaaTCTAcaaaagcctgaggtaatttatgcgcttttctttttacctaatcaaggagattgatgttcatagggcttgactccttgttcatacctgacaagtaagatttcagaaaagaaaaaaatttggtacTACTCTCCCTtagtttaaaagatttttcctGGGAGcgttgtttataaaaaaataagagaataaaagatgtgatgattttgatcagtttagagggatAGGTAAATTACATGTGACCCCATTATtttactcttgagtcaaatgatcacacaaagcttggaagcgaggggtaggtgatgttcatatattttaccctgtctttctttagtttattcacatcttttgcatcttttgctatccattttgaccattattgcatagttttagcactaatcatgcattagtgTATAGTTGCaatgcatttgcatcttttcatgcataaacaggtgattttggaggttaaggagcatggaagcaaagcggaggagaagtgaagcaaataagaggagaaagcaagagagttaaggctgaagaaacAAGGTCTgaagtccaactcgaccgcccactcgaccagacactcgaccgtgtgcagagagggactcgaccgagtagaAGATACAtgagaggagccaactcgaccggtcactcgaccgaccaccgggtcgagttggctNTGATTTCCTAGTCTTGATCTTgctgcttgcttgttgtttgattcgctttcatattgctctgtttttcgcgtttgtctagctcgaccctgcactcgatctacactcgatcgagtgcttgctcgagttcatcacCAGAAgttttgtttatgctttgtagttgtcctgtcttacttcctgtctcattctagttgcatttcagTAGCATTCACTTAGTATCCTGTTCTNttcaagatattaagaattcgtgtttaattccttcttcaatattgtagatatttgctttttctttcatttgatgcaagtttcagtattttctgggtttatgagNtaatcattctgttccatttacatttagcatctagttctagtagcttttaTATTCTGCACTTTATATTCATCAATAGGATTGTCAGTGATAAACATCCTTtgcatttggcttgacttagacatatatgcacatcctgattgcttgcaaactctcagattggattgacacctcttgtactacaattgcataagagGAATTGAAACActctgccatccattcattcatatctcaccattccatACATTCATCATATCACACCCACAAACAtatgtgtttcaatttggcgctgttgccggggaacaagaacatcaacaacaacaagaagagtagtacaagaacagcaagaagATCAAGTgttaatggagcaacaagatcaagttccaagaccaaggaacattggtgctggagatgcacccaacacccacaaccagagagctggtattgtgcctcccaCAGTAG is from Camelina sativa cultivar DH55 chromosome 20, Cs, whole genome shotgun sequence and encodes:
- the LOC104772790 gene encoding uncharacterized protein LOC104772790, with the protein product MGSYCEDVNNNFTESFNKTIDKAREKPFVAMLETVRRLSMVWIAKRSALSHFQKGLCTPCVAKILDKEHEKASECQVYPSTNGCFIVTMDGDKHRVCLQNMTFTCKKYQICGIPCEHVYGVILKRTLSDDDYVCQWFRTAMWRLNYTDGISPQRGARHWPSTLGDNVYVPPEPPQPGRNKLTNIDKKRKPGASQGGRGEVVQGGGLSQSGVGLSQSGGGEVVQGGGGLSQGGGS